From Strigops habroptila isolate Jane chromosome 1, bStrHab1.2.pri, whole genome shotgun sequence, a single genomic window includes:
- the ZBTB47 gene encoding zinc finger and BTB domain-containing protein 47 encodes MLIVEKTTDYPSAEYSLVEDVALHFTCLMDRLNEQRLFQPDLCDVDIVLVQHKSIFPAHKGVLAAYSQFFHSLFTQNKQLQRVELSLEALTSQGLQQILNFIYTSKLLVNSCNVQDVLNAAAVLQMNNIASSCQDLLDTRSLSLATDMALPAEGCAGPPPYYCEIKQEVDAPHPKIYAREGNDPYSVRVEDGTGGGTLPPGAAKQYYKEEKDGGPGAVCKMEGEESEEDLDSQGSYNREQIIVEVNLNNQTLNVSKGTEGKGAASEAAVMGRPDGDGRETEEDGEEENEEGEEEEEEEEDAEVGEEEEEEHSEEEDLEETTEEEDDDDDDEDASEVKREKGGQPRRGSRASKATKPAMATRSQEMAKVEEEEEEEEEEGQRGRKRKKEQDGLGQKVKLEEKQHYPCKKCPRVFNNRWYLEKHMNVTHSRMQICDKCGKRFLLESELLLHHQTDCEKNIQCVTCGKGFKKLWSLHEHNKIVHGYAEKKFSCEICEKKFYTMAHVRKHMVAHTKDMPFTCETCGKSFKRSMSLKVHSLQHSGEKPFKCENCNERFQYKYQLRSHMSIHIGHKQFMCQWCGKDFNMKQYFDEHMKTHTGEKPYICEICGKSFTSRPNMKRHRRTHTGEKPYPCDVCGQRFRFSNMLKAHKEKCFRVSNPLASDTAAPQPATSPAPLPPGPGVSPLPLPLLHPLPQTLPPPPHLPPPPPLFPAGRVNSNNN; translated from the exons CTGATAGTCGAAAAAACGACTGACTACCCTTCGGCTGAGTACTCCCTGGTGGAGGATGTAGCCCTCCACTTCACGTGTTTGATGGACAGACTGAACGAGCAGCGCCTCTTTCAGCCGGACCTGTGCGACGTGGACATCGTGCTGGTGCAGCACAAGAGCATCTTCCCAGCGCACAAGGGGGTCCTGGCAGCCTATAGCCAGTTCTTTCACTCCCTCTTCACCCAGAACAAGCAGCTGCAGCGCGTGGAGCTCTCTCTGGAGGCTCTCACCTCACAGGGCCTCCAGCAGATCCTCAACTTCATCTACACCTCCAAGCTCCTTGTCAACTCCTGCAATGTGCAGGATGTGCTGAACGCAGCCGCTGTGCTGCAGATGAACAACATTGCCTCCTCCTGCCAGGACCTCCTCGACACCCGCTCGCTCAGCCTGGCCACTGACATGGCCTTGCCTGCTGAGGGCTGCGCTGGACCCCCACCCTACTACTGCGAGATCAAGCAGGAGGTGGATGCCCCCCATCCCAAGATCTACGCCCGGGAGGGCAACGACCCCTATTCAGTACGGGTGGAAGATGGCACAGGTGGTGGGACGCTCCCCCCTGGTGCAGCCAAGCAGTACTacaaggaggagaaggatggTGGTCCAGGTGCCGTCTGTAAGATGGAGGGTGAGGAGTCCGAGGAGGACCTGGACAGCCAGGGCTCGTACAACCGGGAGCAGATCATCGTGGAGGTGAACCTCAACAACCAGACCCTCAATGTCTCCAAGGGCACGGAGGGGAAGGGAGCTGCCAGCGAGGCAGCTGTGATGGGGCGGCCTGATGGTGATGGGCGTGAGAcagaggaggatggggaggaggagaatgaggaaggggaggaggaggaggaagaggaggaggatgcggaggtgggggaggaggaggaggaggagcacaGCGAGGAGGAAGACCTGGAGGAGACAACGGAAGAAGAGGATGATGACGACGATGATGAAGACGCGTCAGaagtgaaaagggaaaagggtgGGCAGCCCCGCAGAGGGAGCCGGGCCTCCAAAGCCACCAAACCTGCCATGGCAACCAGGTCCCAGGAGATGGCCaaggtggaagaggaggaggaggaggaggaggaagaaggacagcgagggaggaagaggaaaaaggagcagGATGGTTTGGGCCAGAAGGtgaagctggaggagaagcagcactaCCCATGCAAGAAGTGCCCCCGAGTCTTCAACAACCGCTGGTACCTGGAGAAGCACATGAACGTCACGCACAGCCGCATGCAGATCTGCGACAAGTGTGGTAAACGCTTCCTGCTCGAGAgcgagctgctgctgcaccaccAGACTGACTGCGAGAAGAACATCCAG TGTGTGACGTGCGGGAAGGGGTTCAAGAAACTCTGGTCCCTCCATGAGCACAACAAGATCGTCCACGGCTATGCCGAGAAGAAGTTCTCCTGCGAGATCTGTGAGAAGAAGTTCTACACCATGGCCCACGTGCGCAAACACATGGTTG CTCACACCAAGGACATGCCATTCACCTGCGAGACCTGCGGGAAGTCCTTCAAGCGCAGCATGTCCCTCAAGGTCCATTCACTCCAGCACTCCGGGGAAAAGCCTTTTAAATGCGAA aactgcaatGAGCGCTTCCAGTACAAGTACCAGCTGCGCTCCCACATGAGCATCCACATCGGCCACAAGCAGTTCATGTGCCAGTGGTGCGGCAAGGACTTCAACATGAAGCAGTACTTCGACGAGCATATGAAGACGCACACGG GTGAGAAGCCCTACATCTGTGAGATCTGCGGGAAGAGCTTCACCAGCCGCCCCAACATGAAGCGGCATCGCCGGACCCACACAGGCGAGAAGCCATACCCCTGCGACGTCTGTGGCCAGCGTTTCCGCTTTTCCAACATGCTCAAAGCCCATAAGGAGAAATGCTTCCGCGTCAGCAACCCCTTGGCTTCGGACACGGCCGCCCCCCAACCTGccaccagcccagctccatTGCCACCCGGCCCTGGCGTctcccccctgcccctgccGCTGCTCCATCCCCTTCCACAgaccctccctcctcctcctcacctacCGCCACCCCCTCCCCTGTTTCCTGCAGGGAGGGTAAATTCGAACAACAACTAG